Proteins encoded in a region of the Vicia villosa cultivar HV-30 ecotype Madison, WI linkage group LG5, Vvil1.0, whole genome shotgun sequence genome:
- the LOC131604466 gene encoding F-box/kelch-repeat protein SKIP11-like encodes MDNQSNNHHSEIEGNKDMSIKYRSEANYVDEDVEKNNMEEEEKNNLILHAHSKDNMSVKSHGGVTHKSSFLIQGFGRDISIHCLLKLSRSDYGSIAALNKSFRSLIKTGELYKLRGKMDILEHWVYFSFEVRQWEAFDPNRNRWMDLPKINSEKLQVFGSLAVGTELLVFGTELMDLIIYKYSLLTNTWSVGKMLHTPRRMFGYASLGEIGIIAGGVDEGGKTLSSAELYNSNTGKWETLPKMNTARKMCSSVFMDGKFYVMGGIGAYHKTYLTCGEEFDMKTKEWRVIDNMFPIQNAMFGAPIIFSSFHSYAVVKNVLYAADYAQQKIKKFDKDNHSWVTIGIFPNHDTPMDVWGLSFHSCGDRLLFFGGCNINGKDMIEISYWIVDEGAPHWKLLTRKKSWNFIHNCAVMGC; translated from the coding sequence ATGGATAATCAAAGTAATAATCATCATTCAGAAATAGAAGGAAATAAAGATATGTCTATAAAATATAGATCAGAAGCAAATTATGTCGACGAAGATGTAGAGAAAAACAATATGGAAGAGGAggagaaaaataatttaattttgcaTGCTCATTCCAAAGACAACATGAGTGTGAAAAGTCATGGTGGTGTGACTCATAAGTCAAGTTTTCTTATTCAAGGGTTCGGTCGAGATATATCAATTCATTGTCTTTTGAAATTATCAAGGTCTGATTATGGGTCAATTGCCGCATTAAATAAGAGTTTCCGGTCACTAATTAAAACAGGTGAATTGTATAAACTGAGGGGAAAAATGGATATATTAGAACATTGGGTTTACTTCTCCTTTGAAGTCCGTCAATGGGAGGCTTTTGATCCAAATCGCAATAGATGGATGGACTTGCCTAAAATAAATTCTGAAAAGCTTCAAGTTTTTGGGTCATTGGCAGTTGGTACAGAGCTTCTAGTGTTTGGAACTGAATTAATGGATCTTATCATTTATAAGTATAGCCTTTTGACTAATACATGGTCAGTTGGAAAAATGTTGCATACTCCTAGACGCATGTTTGGTTATGCGAGCCTTGGTGAAATTGGCATAATAGCCGGTGGTGTTGATGAGGGTGGAAAAACCTTGAGCTCGGCTGAACTTTATAACTCTAACACTGGAAAATGGGAGACCCTTCCTAAAATGAATACGGCTAGAAAAATGTGTTCAAGTGTATTTATGGATGGAAAATTTTATGTCATGGGTGGGATTGGAGCATACCATAAAACATATCTTACATGTGGTGAAGAGTTTGATATGAAGACAAAAGAATGGCGGGTTATAGACAACATGTTTCCGATACAAAATGCGATGTTTGGAGCACCAATCATTTTTAGCTCATTTCATTCATATGCGGTTGTAAAAAATGTATTGTATGCGGCTGATTATgcacaacaaaaaataaaaaagtttgatAAAGACAACCACTCATGGGTTACCATTGGAATATTTCCCAACCATGACACCCCAATGGATGTTTGGGGCCTATCCTTTCATTCATGTGGAGATCGACTGTTATTTTTTGGAGGTTGTAATATTAATGGCAAGGACATGATAGAAATTAGTTATTGGATTGTAGATGAAGGTGCGCCACATTGGAAACTACTAACGAGAAAGAAATCATGGAACTTTATACATAATTGTGCTGTGATGGGATGTTGA